TGCGATCGCCAGATTCATATCTGCGGTATCGCAATGAGCAACTTCCGCGATCACTTCCCCGGTAGCGGGATCCACGACATCGTCCATCGACTTACCCGCTATCCAGCGGCCGTTCAGGAACGCAGCCCCAGCGATGAAATCTTGGCGGCGCAAACCCTGCAGATGCCGTCTCGCCAACCCAATAGAATTGGAAGTTCTGGATCCATCAGCTACAAAGTTCACTTGAGAGTCCCGCGCGGTCATTTGTTGAAATTGCCCATACAATCAGGATACCTTTGCGTCGGAGCTGATTTGCATCGCTTTTGCCGCGGACGGGACGATTTCCTGCATAGCTCAGTGATTCCGCGGCAAAAACCACCAAGGGGGCCAGAGCTGATTATGCACTACGATCGAATAGACGCCCGCATTCTCGAGATCGTGCAAAAGAACAACCGACTAACATCGGAATCGATTGGCGAGCTGGCCGGACTTTCCGCTACCGCGTGTCAACGGCGCTTGAAGAGGCTCCGTTCGGAGGGCATCATCGAAGCCGATGTCTCGATCGTTTCGCCGAGGGCGGTAGGACGACCAGTCCAAATGCTCGTGCTGGTTACTTTGGAGAGAGAGCGGTCCGATATTATTGACAAGTTTAAGAAGGCCATCAAATCGTCAGCTGAAGTTGTCAATGGCTTCTACGTCACCGGCGACGCAGACTTCGTCTTGTACGTTACGGCTCGCAGCATGGAAGACTATGAGCATTTCACCCGACGGTTCTTTTATGAGAACTCGGACATTAAGGGATTTAAGACAATGGTTATAATGGACAGGGTGAAGGCTGGCTTCGCTATTCCCATAGACTCCCCATCTGACGATTGACGCTGGCGCGTTTTCACTTGCCCAGCGTGACTATCGAGATCGCCGCTTGCGCGACAGCTTGAATCGGTGAGAACGGCCGTCCGAGGCTCTCGGCTACGCCTCGATACTTCAATGGTTCGATAGACGTTAAGGCCAGCGCGCAGATGAGGATTCTTAAGGATGGCCGGAGATCCCTCATTAGCGAGAGCCAACCAAGCGGCAGTTTGGTCAGCGCGCGTCGTCGGGTGCGAAGTTTCGAAGCATCCCTTCGATGGCCGATCATAGCCGTCATAGGCATCGCATTGCACGAAGCCGAGCCCGCCGTCCGGCAGATCGC
This genomic stretch from Bradyrhizobium sp. CCGB12 harbors:
- a CDS encoding Lrp/AsnC family transcriptional regulator, with the protein product MHYDRIDARILEIVQKNNRLTSESIGELAGLSATACQRRLKRLRSEGIIEADVSIVSPRAVGRPVQMLVLVTLERERSDIIDKFKKAIKSSAEVVNGFYVTGDADFVLYVTARSMEDYEHFTRRFFYENSDIKGFKTMVIMDRVKAGFAIPIDSPSDD